A portion of the Leifsonia sp. EB41 genome contains these proteins:
- a CDS encoding response regulator: MTDPGHPQPLRVLLVDDQALVRLGFRMVLETEADLHVVGEAADGVEAVRLAVETRPDVILMDVRMPNLDGIEATRRIVAANPDARIIILTTFDLDEYAFGGLRAGASGFLLKDARPAELTAAIRAVAAGDAAVTGRVTRSMLELFADRLPASGAGATTAADPTAVLTPREREILLAMADGLTNGEIGAKFYLTESTVKTHVGRVLAKLQLRDRVQAVIFAYENGLVES; encoded by the coding sequence TGGGCTTCCGGATGGTGCTGGAGACCGAGGCCGACCTCCACGTGGTCGGCGAGGCGGCCGACGGCGTCGAAGCGGTCAGGCTCGCCGTCGAGACGAGGCCCGACGTCATCCTGATGGACGTCCGGATGCCGAACCTCGACGGCATCGAGGCGACCAGGCGCATCGTCGCGGCGAACCCGGACGCGCGCATCATCATCCTCACCACTTTCGACCTCGACGAGTACGCCTTCGGCGGCCTGCGCGCCGGCGCGAGCGGCTTCCTGCTCAAGGACGCACGCCCGGCCGAGCTCACCGCGGCCATCCGCGCCGTCGCCGCGGGCGACGCCGCGGTCACCGGCCGCGTCACCCGCTCCATGCTGGAGCTGTTCGCCGACCGGCTGCCCGCGAGCGGCGCCGGCGCGACAACGGCCGCCGACCCGACCGCGGTGCTCACGCCGCGCGAGCGCGAGATCCTCCTCGCGATGGCCGACGGCCTGACGAACGGCGAGATCGGCGCGAAGTTCTACCTCACCGAGTCGACGGTCAAGACGCACGTCGGCCGCGTCCTCGCCAAGCTGCAGCTGCGCGACCGGGTGCAGGCGGTCATCTTCGCCTACGAGAACGGTCTCGTGGAGAGCTGA
- a CDS encoding mechanosensitive ion channel domain-containing protein, which produces MSILKANFWTSLGDWAVNTGWTLLNVVCIIAGAVLVSWLLRVIIRRVVKQIVSGVKKGQSVTDTQALVASPLAAVRVVQRTRTLGSVLSNIVNVTIGIIAIVLIFGVVAPGAASSLALLTAAIGAGLGFGAQNIVKDVLNGLFMVMEDQLGVGDVVDLGPATGVVEGVGIRITQVRDVNGVLWFVRNGEILRVGNMSQGWSRVIVDLAVPYDADIETVQAKMMEAATALATSPKWRSRILDKPELWGLESISAEAIVIRIVLKTRTTAKDDVSRELRLRLKQATDELGVTLPSLSAVVLSGFDGAGSVGGAKPPRTRPTPVVPDRPLTGRKARAAAKRTATRAPDPGAIRIRPAIETKHDATPAKPAGTAKPAPKPRTPKPPAADQPPAHGAPPAKEAD; this is translated from the coding sequence ATGAGCATTCTGAAAGCGAACTTCTGGACCTCCCTCGGCGACTGGGCCGTCAACACCGGATGGACTCTGCTCAACGTCGTCTGCATCATCGCCGGCGCCGTCCTGGTGAGCTGGCTGCTGCGCGTGATCATCCGCCGTGTGGTGAAGCAGATCGTCAGCGGTGTCAAGAAGGGGCAGAGCGTCACCGACACGCAGGCCCTCGTGGCCTCGCCGCTCGCCGCGGTGCGGGTGGTGCAGCGCACCCGGACGCTGGGCTCCGTGCTGAGCAACATCGTCAACGTGACCATCGGGATCATCGCCATCGTGCTGATCTTCGGGGTCGTCGCGCCCGGCGCGGCCAGCTCGCTCGCCCTCCTCACCGCCGCGATCGGCGCCGGCCTCGGTTTCGGCGCCCAGAACATCGTCAAGGACGTCCTCAACGGCCTGTTCATGGTCATGGAGGACCAGCTCGGCGTCGGCGACGTGGTGGACCTGGGCCCCGCGACCGGCGTCGTGGAAGGTGTGGGCATCCGGATCACCCAGGTGCGCGACGTCAACGGCGTGCTCTGGTTCGTCCGCAACGGCGAGATCCTGCGTGTCGGCAACATGTCGCAGGGCTGGTCGCGCGTGATCGTGGACCTCGCTGTGCCCTACGACGCCGACATCGAGACGGTGCAGGCGAAGATGATGGAGGCCGCGACCGCGCTCGCGACGAGCCCCAAGTGGCGCTCGCGCATCCTCGACAAGCCCGAGCTGTGGGGGCTGGAGTCGATCTCCGCCGAGGCGATCGTGATCCGGATCGTGCTGAAGACCCGCACGACGGCCAAGGACGACGTCTCGCGCGAGCTCCGCCTCCGACTCAAGCAGGCCACCGACGAGCTCGGCGTCACGCTGCCCTCGCTCTCCGCTGTGGTGCTGTCCGGCTTCGACGGCGCGGGCAGCGTGGGTGGCGCCAAGCCGCCGCGCACCCGGCCGACGCCGGTCGTGCCTGACCGGCCGCTCACCGGACGCAAGGCGCGGGCTGCGGCGAAGCGCACCGCGACCCGCGCGCCGGATCCAGGAGCCATCCGCATCCGCCCGGCGATCGAGACGAAGCACGACGCGACGCCGGCGAAGCCGGCCGGCACGGCCAAGCCGGCCCCCAAGCCGCGCACTCCGAAGCCCCCGGCGGCCGACCAGCCTCCCGCGCACGGCGCGCCTCCCGCGAAAGAAGCAGACTGA